One Dokdonia sp. Dokd-P16 genomic window carries:
- a CDS encoding methyltransferase, which produces MSTDIPLHRPTPITSEKRRGTFERDTDVKRTIRLLEQGKEVLISAFYSDGLTLLKALKVHLDRTMPNDSFEEQRAHREAYHRMSNFIVIEVVNHALAVKKAPSIGWFEKLYPETEDFLLTFPQVQGLNSAWQWYKNGIVIPVLRNKVHPYYGTYFPTRFDHLKLFDNWLKRYEGSKKTAIDVGIGSGVLSLQMVQSGFQKVFGTDTNPNAIIGLKESMGDTKLSRKIELDYAPYFGKFNKPTELIVFNPPWLPSSQKLENIDEAMYYNEDLFPTFFTKAKDALLPDGKLVLIFSNLAKITHLIDTHPIEQELEKGGRFQLEKCLKKKVRKASEETKRDQHWREDEQVELWVLTHKDYVAPE; this is translated from the coding sequence ATGAGTACAGACATACCATTACATAGACCGACCCCTATTACTTCAGAAAAAAGAAGAGGTACTTTTGAGCGTGATACAGATGTAAAACGCACCATTAGATTACTAGAGCAAGGAAAGGAGGTTTTAATCTCAGCATTTTATAGTGATGGGTTGACGCTACTTAAGGCGCTCAAAGTTCATTTAGACAGAACAATGCCTAATGATTCTTTTGAAGAGCAGCGTGCGCACCGTGAAGCGTACCATAGAATGTCAAACTTTATTGTGATAGAAGTGGTAAATCATGCGCTTGCTGTAAAAAAAGCACCTTCCATAGGCTGGTTTGAAAAGCTATACCCAGAAACAGAAGACTTTTTACTTACGTTTCCTCAAGTTCAAGGACTTAATAGTGCATGGCAGTGGTATAAAAATGGAATTGTAATTCCTGTGTTACGTAATAAAGTTCACCCTTATTATGGAACGTATTTTCCAACTCGTTTTGATCATCTTAAGCTTTTTGACAACTGGTTAAAGCGTTATGAAGGATCTAAGAAAACGGCTATTGATGTAGGTATAGGTAGTGGTGTATTATCATTGCAGATGGTACAGTCTGGTTTTCAAAAAGTATTTGGGACAGATACAAATCCTAATGCAATTATAGGATTAAAGGAATCTATGGGAGACACAAAGCTCTCGCGTAAGATTGAGCTGGATTATGCGCCGTATTTTGGTAAATTTAATAAGCCTACAGAGCTTATTGTTTTTAATCCGCCGTGGTTGCCTTCTTCTCAAAAGCTTGAGAATATAGATGAGGCAATGTATTATAATGAAGATCTTTTCCCAACATTTTTTACCAAGGCAAAAGATGCATTATTGCCAGACGGAAAATTAGTACTCATATTTTCTAACCTTGCCAAAATCACACATCTAATTGATACGCACCCTATAGAGCAAGAGCTTGAAAAAGGTGGAAGATTCCAATTAGAAAAATGCTTAAAAAAGAAAGTTAGAAAAGCCTCTGAAGAGACAAAACGTGACCAACACTGGCGAGAGGATGAGCAAGTTGAATTATGGGTGCTTACTCATAAAGATTACGTAGCACCTGAATAG
- a CDS encoding flavin monoamine oxidase family protein gives MVIIIGAGLSGLLTAYRLQEQGIPYTILEARSRVGGRIHTLYNEKQAPVEMGATWFGDYHTEVVRLLEELDIPRFTQHMDATVFYEPVGSNGAQQVKIPPQAASYRVAGGTSALINAIYNKLDSANVLLNQSVKSIRYINNKVQVLSKDTFEGDVVVLALPPKLWGSHINFEPQLSDNLKQLSLQTHTWMEDSIKVAITYPTPFWKEAQKPSTLFSNIGPVTEFYNHENVEKSKFALCGFVNASYSKLSNEERQKLVVNQLVSVFGASAQDYIAYHECVWSNEPQTHVVSESPLFPHQNNGNPLFRESLWNNSLFISSSESAKEFPGYMDGAISSANETAAKIIKRLDL, from the coding sequence ATGGTTATAATTATAGGAGCTGGATTATCAGGATTACTTACAGCATATCGATTACAAGAACAAGGGATTCCCTATACCATTCTCGAGGCGAGATCTCGCGTAGGAGGAAGAATACACACACTTTACAATGAGAAGCAAGCTCCCGTAGAAATGGGCGCAACATGGTTCGGAGATTATCATACGGAGGTTGTTCGACTTTTGGAGGAGTTAGACATTCCTAGATTTACACAGCACATGGATGCTACTGTTTTTTATGAACCTGTGGGCAGCAATGGAGCACAGCAAGTAAAAATCCCACCACAAGCAGCTAGTTATAGAGTAGCGGGCGGAACATCTGCATTAATCAATGCGATTTACAACAAGCTAGATAGCGCAAATGTTTTACTAAATCAATCTGTAAAATCCATTCGCTACATAAATAATAAAGTGCAAGTTTTAAGTAAAGACACCTTTGAAGGAGATGTAGTCGTTCTTGCGTTACCTCCAAAACTTTGGGGTTCTCATATTAATTTTGAGCCGCAATTATCAGATAATTTAAAACAACTTTCATTACAAACGCACACCTGGATGGAAGACTCCATAAAAGTGGCGATTACCTATCCTACCCCTTTCTGGAAAGAAGCGCAAAAGCCTAGTACACTCTTTAGCAACATAGGACCCGTGACTGAATTTTACAACCATGAAAATGTTGAAAAATCAAAATTTGCGCTTTGCGGCTTTGTAAATGCTTCATATAGCAAACTGAGTAATGAAGAACGTCAAAAGCTAGTTGTAAATCAGCTGGTGAGTGTTTTTGGCGCAAGTGCGCAAGACTATATAGCATATCACGAATGCGTCTGGAGCAATGAGCCACAAACTCATGTAGTATCTGAGAGTCCATTATTTCCTCATCAAAACAACGGCAACCCACTATTTCGTGAGTCTCTATGGAATAACAGTTTATTTATCTCAAGTTCAGAAAGTGCAAAAGAGTTTCCAGGATATATGGATGGTGCAATTTCATCGGCAAATGAAACTGCTGCCAAGATTATAAAACGATTAGACTTATAA
- a CDS encoding SDR family oxidoreductase, protein MEKILVAGAHGTTGKKIVNLLKESQYFNPIAMVRKEEQKSFFESQGVETVMGDLEEDVSPVFNQSYDKVLFAAGSGGKKVVEVDQEGAKKMIDASKQHNIKKFVMLSSMGADNPSEAEELQDYLKAKHNADEYLKDSGLNYAIVRPGSLTDNELTNKIELAEKLNKRGEISRNDVAQTLVRTLNDDVANKSTFEIIKGDTIIADALNKVAVH, encoded by the coding sequence ATGGAAAAGATATTAGTAGCAGGTGCACATGGTACCACAGGAAAAAAAATAGTTAACTTATTAAAAGAATCTCAATATTTCAATCCAATCGCAATGGTGAGAAAAGAAGAGCAAAAAAGCTTTTTCGAATCACAAGGAGTAGAGACGGTTATGGGAGATCTAGAAGAGGATGTAAGTCCGGTTTTTAATCAATCATACGATAAAGTACTTTTTGCAGCAGGATCTGGAGGAAAGAAAGTTGTAGAGGTTGATCAAGAAGGTGCAAAGAAAATGATTGACGCATCAAAACAGCATAACATTAAGAAGTTTGTGATGTTAAGCTCCATGGGTGCAGATAATCCTTCTGAGGCAGAAGAGTTACAGGATTACTTGAAAGCGAAGCATAATGCTGATGAATATCTAAAAGACAGCGGATTAAATTATGCTATTGTAAGACCTGGAAGTCTTACAGATAACGAACTAACAAATAAAATAGAGCTTGCCGAAAAGCTCAATAAAAGAGGTGAGATAAGCCGAAATGATGTTGCACAAACATTAGTGCGCACATTAAATGACGATGTAGCAAATAAATCTACTTTTGAAATTATAAAAGGCGATACAATTATTGCAGACGCTTTAAATAAAGTAGCTGTACATTAA
- a CDS encoding isopenicillin N synthase family dioxygenase — protein MNNIPSVDLADFLSDDPNRKAKFVQEIGSAYEDIGFVSLKNHFLDDQLVDGLYKNVKGFFALPEDTKKKYEIEGGGGQRGYISFGKEHAKGKKEGDLKEFWHFGQEADEDANLAEAYPENIDVAELPEFNEKGMEAYRMLEKTGIYVLRALALYIGLDEFYFDHWANNGNSILRPIHYPPISEEPKGAVRAGAHGDINLITLLMGASAGGLQVLRKDGEWIDAIPNEDELVINVGDMLERHTNNKLRSTIHRVINPPKEEWGTARYSIPFFMHPRSDMKLNCLDECISEEHPKAFEDITAGEFLHQRLVEIGLIKE, from the coding sequence ATGAATAATATACCAAGTGTAGATCTCGCAGATTTTTTAAGTGATGATCCTAACCGTAAAGCAAAATTTGTTCAAGAAATAGGTTCTGCATACGAAGACATAGGATTTGTATCATTAAAGAATCACTTTCTAGATGACCAGCTTGTAGATGGATTATATAAGAATGTGAAGGGCTTTTTTGCACTTCCTGAGGATACTAAGAAAAAGTACGAAATAGAAGGTGGTGGTGGCCAGCGTGGTTACATTTCTTTTGGAAAAGAACATGCAAAAGGAAAGAAAGAAGGAGATTTAAAAGAATTCTGGCATTTTGGTCAAGAAGCAGACGAAGACGCAAACCTTGCCGAAGCGTATCCAGAGAATATTGATGTAGCGGAGTTACCAGAGTTCAATGAAAAAGGTATGGAAGCATACCGCATGCTAGAAAAAACAGGTATTTATGTACTTAGAGCGCTAGCACTATATATAGGTCTTGATGAATTCTATTTTGATCACTGGGCAAATAATGGGAACAGCATCTTGCGCCCTATTCATTACCCACCTATTAGTGAAGAGCCTAAGGGAGCGGTACGTGCCGGAGCACACGGAGACATCAACCTGATTACATTATTAATGGGAGCATCTGCTGGAGGTCTTCAAGTGTTACGTAAAGATGGAGAATGGATAGACGCTATACCTAACGAAGATGAGCTAGTAATAAATGTAGGTGACATGCTAGAGCGCCATACTAATAATAAGTTACGTTCTACCATACATCGTGTGATTAATCCGCCTAAAGAAGAATGGGGAACGGCTCGTTACAGCATTCCTTTCTTTATGCACCCACGATCAGATATGAAACTTAACTGTCTTGATGAGTGTATAAGTGAAGAGCACCCTAAAGCGTTTGAGGATATTACTGCAGGAGAATTTTTACACCAACGCCTTGTAGAAATAGGATTGATTAAAGAATAA
- a CDS encoding translation initiation factor, translating to MDLGDQLKNLFPDHTPEKDPIENLDIEDTLWIQNDPLICKYEKRKGKPITIIEGYTGETSDFKILAKEIKVLLGVGGSFKNESIIIQGDYRDRIMSFLKEKGFKTKRVGG from the coding sequence ATGGACTTAGGCGACCAATTAAAGAATCTTTTTCCTGATCACACTCCGGAAAAAGATCCTATAGAAAATCTTGATATAGAAGATACACTCTGGATTCAAAATGACCCACTCATCTGTAAATATGAGAAACGTAAAGGCAAACCCATTACAATAATTGAAGGTTATACTGGAGAAACATCAGACTTTAAAATCCTAGCTAAAGAGATTAAGGTCTTACTTGGTGTAGGAGGAAGTTTTAAAAATGAAAGTATTATCATTCAAGGCGATTACAGAGATCGCATCATGAGTTTTTTAAAAGAAAAAGGCTTCAAAACTAAACGTGTAGGCGGCTAG
- a CDS encoding DUF1835 domain-containing protein codes for MKKTLHVTNGDSLNDRLLTMKIDGDYAVWREMLCEGKTIVDLASSAFRKTRVSFFKNKYPEQAGDYDEKFGSQLAIIADAHHYEEIILWFEYDLFCHINMLACISFIKSLGYKGSVYLVCSGRVSGEKDLFALSQLSDKQLLIHYKDKVLLNNHDLFIADDLWRLYCGKDPLKLDPKRAKDSNFTYLSNCISAHKERFPSVITGLNTLETNMLRLIRKYNIKTPHQLCGYMLNYQGYYGYGDIQIKKMITRMSPFFTDTEGRLTLTEKANNILDNSYNVFKEMKYPCTLGGASKYEYVYNNDNHQLTKAQ; via the coding sequence ATGAAGAAAACGTTACACGTTACTAATGGTGACAGTCTTAATGACCGCCTATTAACTATGAAAATAGATGGTGATTATGCAGTATGGAGAGAGATGCTTTGTGAGGGAAAAACAATAGTAGACCTTGCGAGTAGTGCTTTTAGAAAAACACGTGTTTCCTTTTTTAAAAACAAATACCCCGAGCAAGCGGGAGATTATGATGAGAAATTTGGTAGTCAGCTAGCAATTATTGCAGATGCTCATCATTACGAAGAAATTATATTGTGGTTTGAATATGATCTTTTTTGCCATATTAATATGCTCGCCTGTATAAGTTTTATAAAATCTCTCGGATATAAAGGAAGTGTTTATCTAGTATGCAGTGGCAGGGTCTCTGGAGAAAAGGATTTATTTGCGCTCTCTCAATTATCTGACAAGCAATTACTGATTCACTATAAAGACAAAGTACTACTCAATAATCATGACCTTTTTATTGCAGATGACTTATGGAGACTTTATTGTGGTAAAGACCCACTTAAGCTGGATCCAAAAAGAGCCAAAGATTCTAATTTTACTTATTTATCTAATTGCATAAGCGCTCATAAAGAACGTTTTCCTAGTGTAATCACCGGTCTCAATACGCTCGAAACAAATATGCTTAGACTCATAAGAAAGTATAATATTAAAACACCACATCAATTATGTGGCTATATGCTCAATTATCAAGGGTACTATGGCTACGGTGATATACAAATCAAAAAAATGATCACTCGCATGTCTCCATTTTTTACGGACACAGAAGGTCGTCTTACCCTCACAGAGAAAGCAAATAACATTCTAGACAATTCATACAATGTTTTTAAAGAAATGAAGTACCCCTGCACATTAGGAGGTGCATCAAAGTATGAATATGTTTACAACAACGATAACCATCAACTTACAAAAGCTCAATAA
- a CDS encoding nucleoside phosphorylase yields MTIAPSELILNPDGSIYHLNLRPEHLASTIITVGDPDRVDTVTKYFDSVRFTTQKREFKTSTGTYKGKEITVISTGIGTDNIDIVLNELDALVNINLETREINEEHTSLDIVRIGTSGSIQADIPVNSFLMSRYAIGLDALLHFYDSKHVQHPAIQKAFIEHMSWAPEKSDPYAVACDEQLADKFASDKIVDGFTATNIGFYGPQGRVLRLKTTDATMNDKLGTFCFRENVTSKELKVTNLEMETSGIYGLAKLLGHRAVSLNCIIANRANMTFSEQPTEQTEALIQYTLDALTKN; encoded by the coding sequence ATGACAATAGCACCATCAGAACTTATACTTAATCCAGACGGTAGTATTTACCACCTAAATTTAAGACCAGAACACCTTGCATCTACAATAATAACTGTAGGAGATCCTGACCGTGTAGATACGGTTACAAAATATTTTGACAGTGTACGTTTTACAACGCAAAAACGCGAATTCAAAACAAGCACCGGAACTTATAAAGGAAAAGAAATCACAGTTATTTCAACTGGGATAGGTACAGATAACATCGACATTGTACTCAATGAACTTGATGCGCTAGTTAATATAAATCTAGAAACAAGAGAAATAAATGAAGAGCACACTAGTTTAGATATTGTACGTATAGGTACAAGTGGCTCTATCCAAGCAGATATTCCTGTAAACTCTTTCTTAATGAGCCGCTATGCGATAGGACTAGACGCCCTACTCCACTTTTATGATAGTAAACATGTACAGCATCCAGCAATCCAAAAAGCTTTTATAGAACACATGTCATGGGCACCAGAAAAAAGTGATCCTTATGCAGTGGCTTGCGATGAGCAACTTGCAGATAAATTTGCTTCAGATAAAATAGTCGATGGATTTACTGCTACAAATATTGGATTTTATGGGCCGCAAGGAAGAGTGTTAAGACTTAAAACGACTGACGCTACCATGAATGACAAATTAGGAACTTTTTGCTTTCGCGAAAACGTGACTAGCAAAGAACTTAAGGTTACGAATTTAGAGATGGAAACTTCTGGAATATATGGCCTCGCAAAATTACTAGGACACCGTGCCGTTTCTCTTAATTGTATTATTGCTAATAGAGCAAATATGACTTTTAGCGAGCAACCTACAGAGCAAACCGAAGCTCTTATCCAGTATACACTTGACGCGCTTACTAAAAATTAA
- the ppk1 gene encoding polyphosphate kinase 1, producing the protein MIKLTDENFRHRDLNWLSFNERVLQEAEDVENNPLYERLKFLAIYSTNLDEFFRVRVSQLRQLKRVKKEIRKQLSLKPNKIVKEIKATVHEQQQRFGHTFRKVIIPELEKHHIHILTSKTYTDKHKILADGWYTSTIREHLDVKKVDLGDKNDIFLEDQSLYFYVLFKDTSKVGFVTIPTHKVDRFVHLVKDNDEHYLTFIDDIIHYKMDTIFPDEQIRGIFEVKISRDAELYLDDELDGILADRIYESLKRRHKGQPTRLLYDASMDKDDAKKLRKLLRVGKVDMMPGGRYHNFNDFFQFPDPTENPELHFEKQPLIKHNALERATDYFKVLKERDHLVHFPFMSFHYVERFIEQASEDKDVTEIKISLYRVASESPLTSALLKALDNGKKVFIFIEAKARFDEENNITWGRTFEEKGATVIYSYPRIKVHSKILLVKRKEEGKNRRYIYIGTGNFNAKTSKIYADHGFFSGDKKLGKELNRVFKVLEGDLIVPRNKHLLVSPFTTRRTFEKLINDEIDFAQSGKHAEIKIKMNSFEDKDMIKLLYKASQAGVKITMLVRGFTALIPGVKGLSENIYMTSILDRYLEHGRIYWFNHDGDEQLFMGSADWMTRNLDRRIEVLVPITDTDCRKELKEIFDIQLSDNVKARIQNKEENNAFAKAEKETPKIRSQYAIFDYLKAKHN; encoded by the coding sequence ATGATTAAACTTACCGACGAAAATTTTAGACATAGAGATTTAAACTGGCTTAGTTTTAACGAGCGAGTACTTCAAGAAGCTGAGGATGTTGAGAATAATCCACTGTATGAGCGTCTTAAGTTTCTAGCGATATACTCTACTAATCTCGATGAGTTTTTCCGAGTACGCGTGTCACAGTTGCGCCAACTCAAAAGAGTTAAAAAAGAAATTAGAAAGCAATTATCCCTCAAACCAAATAAGATTGTAAAAGAGATAAAAGCTACGGTACATGAGCAGCAGCAACGTTTTGGTCACACTTTTAGAAAAGTGATCATCCCAGAACTTGAAAAGCATCATATTCACATCCTTACCTCAAAAACCTACACAGATAAGCATAAAATTCTTGCAGATGGCTGGTACACTTCTACCATAAGAGAACATCTTGATGTAAAAAAGGTTGACCTTGGGGATAAGAATGATATTTTTCTAGAAGATCAGTCACTATACTTTTACGTACTTTTTAAGGACACCTCAAAAGTGGGATTTGTCACTATCCCTACCCATAAAGTAGATCGTTTTGTACACCTAGTTAAAGATAATGACGAGCACTATCTTACTTTTATTGATGACATTATTCATTATAAAATGGATACTATTTTTCCTGATGAGCAAATACGTGGCATTTTTGAAGTAAAGATTTCTAGAGATGCAGAGCTATACCTAGATGATGAGCTTGACGGTATACTCGCAGATCGTATTTATGAATCCTTAAAACGACGCCACAAAGGGCAGCCTACAAGACTGCTTTATGATGCTTCTATGGATAAAGATGATGCAAAAAAATTAAGAAAGCTCTTGCGTGTAGGTAAAGTAGACATGATGCCAGGCGGTCGCTATCACAACTTCAATGACTTTTTTCAGTTTCCAGACCCTACAGAAAATCCTGAGCTACATTTTGAAAAACAACCATTAATAAAACATAATGCGCTCGAGAGAGCCACAGATTACTTTAAAGTATTAAAAGAACGTGATCATCTCGTACATTTTCCTTTTATGTCTTTTCATTATGTGGAGCGTTTTATAGAGCAAGCCTCAGAAGATAAAGATGTCACAGAAATAAAGATATCCTTGTATCGCGTTGCAAGTGAATCTCCGCTTACTTCGGCGCTTCTTAAGGCCTTAGATAACGGTAAAAAGGTGTTTATATTCATCGAAGCAAAAGCTCGCTTTGACGAAGAGAATAACATTACTTGGGGACGCACTTTTGAAGAGAAAGGAGCCACTGTTATTTATAGCTATCCGCGTATCAAAGTACATTCAAAAATATTACTTGTAAAGCGCAAAGAGGAAGGTAAAAACCGCCGATACATTTATATAGGTACTGGTAACTTTAATGCTAAGACCTCAAAAATCTATGCAGATCATGGTTTCTTTTCGGGAGATAAGAAATTGGGTAAAGAACTTAACCGTGTGTTTAAAGTACTAGAGGGAGACCTCATTGTACCTCGCAACAAACATTTACTCGTTTCTCCATTTACCACGAGACGCACTTTTGAAAAACTCATTAATGATGAAATCGATTTTGCTCAATCTGGTAAACACGCAGAGATCAAAATAAAAATGAATAGCTTTGAGGATAAGGATATGATTAAACTCCTCTATAAAGCGAGTCAAGCTGGAGTAAAAATCACAATGCTTGTGCGCGGCTTTACCGCTCTTATCCCTGGAGTAAAAGGACTGAGCGAGAATATCTATATGACTTCCATTTTAGATAGATACCTCGAGCATGGACGTATTTACTGGTTTAATCATGATGGCGATGAGCAGTTATTTATGGGAAGTGCAGACTGGATGACTAGAAATCTAGATAGACGTATTGAGGTACTTGTTCCTATCACAGACACAGATTGCCGTAAGGAGTTAAAAGAGATTTTTGACATTCAGCTATCAGATAATGTCAAGGCTCGTATTCAAAATAAAGAAGAGAATAACGCTTTCGCGAAAGCAGAAAAAGAAACACCAAAAATTAGATCACAATATGCTATTTTTGACTATCTAAAAGCGAAGCACAATTAA
- a CDS encoding substrate-binding domain-containing protein: MTTVRIGGVPEHFNLPWHLAIEDEMFIEQGVHVQWIDFPEGTGAMNKALRDNEIDLAVILTGGIIKDIANGNPSKILQIFVSSPLQWGVHVAGSSTLQSIEELEDKVCAISRYGSGSHVMAHVQAEQRGWNTDELKFKVINTLDGAITALTEGTADYFMWEHFTTKPIVDKGVFKRLGDFPTPWSCFVIAGREDFIAEHYDAINVVLETINTVSADFKNIPSIDRTLANRYEQQLEDIQKWLTMTTWSQEQITNKEIERIQSRLSDLKMIDNKLEASLFKATL; this comes from the coding sequence ATGACTACAGTACGAATAGGTGGAGTACCAGAACATTTTAACCTTCCTTGGCATCTAGCAATAGAGGATGAAATGTTTATTGAGCAAGGAGTACATGTACAGTGGATAGATTTCCCAGAAGGTACAGGTGCTATGAATAAAGCTTTACGTGATAACGAGATTGACCTTGCGGTTATATTAACTGGTGGAATCATTAAGGACATCGCAAATGGTAATCCGTCAAAAATTTTACAAATATTTGTTTCTTCTCCATTACAATGGGGCGTTCATGTTGCTGGCAGCAGTACATTACAGTCTATAGAAGAACTTGAGGATAAGGTATGTGCAATAAGCCGCTATGGCTCTGGATCACACGTAATGGCTCATGTACAAGCAGAACAAAGAGGATGGAATACAGATGAACTTAAGTTTAAAGTAATAAACACCTTAGATGGAGCTATTACAGCACTTACAGAAGGTACTGCAGATTATTTTATGTGGGAACACTTTACTACAAAACCTATTGTAGATAAAGGAGTCTTTAAGAGATTGGGTGATTTTCCTACGCCTTGGAGTTGCTTTGTGATTGCGGGTAGAGAAGATTTTATTGCTGAGCATTATGATGCTATTAACGTCGTACTAGAAACCATCAATACAGTTTCGGCAGATTTTAAAAATATCCCTTCTATAGATCGTACGCTGGCTAATAGATATGAGCAACAGCTAGAAGATATTCAAAAATGGCTCACGATGACCACTTGGTCTCAAGAGCAGATCACAAACAAAGAAATTGAGCGCATACAATCACGACTATCAGATTTAAAAATGATTGATAACAAGCTTGAAGCGAGTCTCTTTAAAGCAACACTATAA